One region of Parerythrobacter jejuensis genomic DNA includes:
- a CDS encoding ammonium transporter: protein MRRLFAATLLAAIPSGLAAQDPAQIAISDSGDTAWILTASALVLMMTLPGLGLFYGGLVRAKNFLSVLLQVGAVASIASVLWVVVGYTLAFGTVTNGFLGAGNAWMLIDIANVRDGLTIPESTFSLFQMTFAVITPALMVGAWVDRARFGWVLAFCALWGLVVYAPVAHWVWGGGWLSGLGVLDFAGGIVVHTTAGVSALVVALLLGKRAGFPQKLMLPHAPSLTMAGAALLWVGWFGFNGGSALTATDDASSAIINTHVAAATAALVWLLVEKFTVGKPTSVGWATGAIAGLATITPAAGFVSPGAAILFGILAAVICYGAIQLIKQRLQIDDSLDVFAVHGVGGILGSILLAVFLSDSLGGLGYGEGATMVSQMIAQLIGVGAVAVFSAVATAILALMVSVVFPMRVSEDEEREGLDITSHAERAWEMD, encoded by the coding sequence ATGCGTCGCCTGTTTGCTGCCACTTTGCTCGCTGCAATCCCGTCGGGCCTTGCCGCCCAAGATCCGGCCCAGATCGCGATCAGTGATAGCGGCGATACGGCATGGATCCTGACGGCGTCGGCGCTGGTCCTGATGATGACCTTGCCCGGCCTCGGCCTGTTTTATGGCGGCCTGGTGCGCGCAAAGAACTTCCTCTCGGTCTTGCTGCAAGTCGGGGCGGTCGCCTCGATCGCATCGGTTTTGTGGGTGGTTGTCGGCTACACTCTGGCCTTTGGCACTGTCACCAACGGTTTCCTCGGCGCCGGCAATGCCTGGATGCTGATTGATATTGCGAATGTGCGTGACGGGCTGACAATTCCCGAAAGCACGTTCTCCCTGTTCCAAATGACCTTCGCCGTGATCACGCCAGCCCTGATGGTTGGTGCATGGGTGGACCGTGCACGATTCGGCTGGGTCCTGGCCTTCTGTGCCCTGTGGGGCCTGGTGGTCTACGCCCCTGTTGCCCACTGGGTCTGGGGTGGCGGTTGGCTCAGCGGCCTTGGCGTACTCGACTTTGCCGGCGGTATCGTTGTCCACACAACGGCAGGTGTTTCGGCATTGGTTGTCGCCCTGCTGCTGGGTAAGCGGGCCGGTTTCCCGCAGAAGCTGATGTTGCCTCATGCCCCCAGCCTGACCATGGCCGGTGCCGCGCTGCTGTGGGTCGGCTGGTTCGGTTTCAATGGCGGCAGTGCCCTGACCGCGACAGATGATGCTTCCAGCGCTATCATCAACACCCATGTCGCGGCGGCGACTGCGGCGCTGGTGTGGCTGCTGGTGGAGAAATTCACCGTCGGTAAGCCCACCAGCGTTGGCTGGGCAACAGGTGCGATTGCCGGCCTGGCAACGATCACTCCTGCGGCGGGTTTTGTGTCACCGGGTGCAGCGATCCTGTTCGGGATTCTTGCGGCAGTCATCTGCTACGGCGCGATCCAGCTGATCAAACAGCGTCTGCAAATCGACGACTCGCTGGATGTGTTTGCCGTCCACGGTGTCGGCGGCATCCTTGGCTCGATCCTGCTCGCCGTTTTCCTGTCAGACAGCCTGGGTGGCCTTGGCTATGGCGAAGGTGCCACCATGGTATCGCAAATGATCGCGCAGCTGATCGGGGTCGGTGCGGTTGCCGTGTTCAGCGCGGTTGCCACGGCAATCCTCGCCCTGATGGTCAGTGTGGTATTCCCGATGCGGGTGAGCGAAGACGAGGAACGCGAAGGCCTCGACATCACCAGTCACGCAGAGCGTGCGTGGGAAATGGACTAA
- a CDS encoding SH3 domain-containing protein, translating into MMRTPLLLLACLVLAACGSASAQQRETPYWATIDTTELNMRVGPSTEYKIDWVFRRDGLPVKVLRLREGWRYIEDPAGAKGWVAARYLSAQRGALVTGEGLVPMRAAPADNSAVKWNLQPGVVGKLGDCEAGWCVFSVGKRAGYVREDRLWGAGPV; encoded by the coding sequence ATGATGAGAACGCCCCTTTTGCTCCTGGCCTGCTTGGTGCTGGCCGCCTGCGGTTCGGCCAGCGCGCAGCAGCGCGAGACGCCCTATTGGGCTACGATCGATACGACTGAACTGAATATGCGGGTTGGGCCGAGCACGGAATACAAGATTGACTGGGTGTTCCGGCGCGACGGTTTGCCGGTCAAGGTCCTCCGGCTGCGCGAGGGCTGGCGCTATATCGAAGACCCCGCTGGCGCCAAGGGCTGGGTCGCAGCGCGGTATCTCAGCGCGCAAAGGGGGGCGCTGGTCACAGGTGAAGGACTGGTGCCGATGCGCGCGGCTCCTGCAGACAACTCGGCGGTGAAGTGGAACCTCCAGCCCGGCGTGGTTGGCAAGCTGGGTGACTGCGAAGCAGGCTGGTGCGTCTTTTCGGTCGGGAAACGGGCTGGCTATGTCCGGGAAGATCGTCTTTGGGGCGCCGGGCCTGTCTGA
- a CDS encoding GNAT family N-acetyltransferase codes for MEIRPTDLSEPEVRSLLEYHHAEMVGYSPPGTAHVLDLGSLRAPDITVLAAWDGADLLAVGAMRRHDGFLEIKSMRAHPDAVGKGAGKAIVLHIINSAREAGLSHVRLETGSGALFDAAVGLYRSFGFEPGEAFAGYSPSDFNRFFHLKL; via the coding sequence ATGGAGATACGGCCTACAGACCTGTCCGAACCGGAAGTTCGGTCCCTCCTGGAATATCACCATGCAGAGATGGTGGGATACTCGCCGCCCGGAACTGCGCATGTGCTTGATCTCGGCTCGCTGCGCGCGCCTGACATCACGGTTCTTGCGGCTTGGGATGGGGCGGACTTGCTCGCGGTTGGCGCCATGCGGCGGCACGATGGCTTCCTGGAGATCAAGTCGATGCGGGCGCATCCCGACGCGGTTGGCAAGGGCGCAGGCAAGGCCATCGTCCTGCACATTATCAATTCTGCACGCGAGGCAGGGCTAAGCCATGTCAGGCTGGAAACCGGCAGCGGCGCATTGTTCGACGCGGCGGTCGGGCTCTACCGCAGTTTCGGTTTTGAACCCGGTGAAGCTTTCGCCGGGTATTCACCGTCAGACTTCAACCGGTTTTTTCACCTGAAGCTTTAG
- the prfB gene encoding peptide chain release factor 2, with the protein MRAEGQANIDRIEAALGLVRQSLDWERALRRLDELNARVQDPTLWDNPKEAQAVSREQKLLETAVNTVNEISSEMADAIEFIDMGEAEGDDDIVNDGLASLEKLADRADADKVQALLSGEADSNDTYIEIHAGAGGTESQDWAEMLQRMYTRWAERRGFKVELIEYHAGEQAGIKSATLLVKGDNAYGYAKTESGVHRLVRISPYDSSARRHTSFSSVWVYPVIDDDIDIEIDPSDLKIDTYRASGAGGQHVNTTDSAVRITHQPTGIVVASQNDRSQHKNRATAMNMLKARLFEKEMAEREAAASGEYQEKTEIGWGHQIRSYVLQPYQMVKDLRTGETSTAPGDVLDGAIDPFISAALAQQVTGEAVEVEDVE; encoded by the coding sequence ATGCGTGCCGAAGGGCAGGCCAATATCGACCGCATCGAAGCCGCCTTGGGCCTTGTTCGCCAGTCGCTTGACTGGGAGCGCGCCCTGCGCCGCCTCGATGAGCTCAATGCCCGTGTGCAGGATCCGACCCTGTGGGATAATCCGAAAGAAGCGCAAGCCGTCAGCCGCGAGCAGAAGCTGCTCGAGACAGCGGTGAATACGGTCAATGAAATCTCTTCGGAAATGGCCGATGCGATTGAGTTCATCGATATGGGCGAGGCTGAAGGCGACGACGATATCGTGAATGACGGGCTCGCCAGCCTGGAAAAGCTCGCTGATCGGGCCGATGCCGACAAGGTCCAGGCGCTGCTTTCTGGTGAAGCTGATAGCAACGACACATATATCGAAATCCACGCTGGTGCCGGTGGCACCGAGAGCCAGGATTGGGCCGAGATGCTCCAGCGCATGTACACCCGCTGGGCCGAAAGGCGCGGGTTCAAGGTGGAGCTGATCGAATACCATGCGGGCGAGCAAGCCGGGATCAAGTCTGCCACGCTGCTGGTAAAGGGCGACAATGCCTATGGCTATGCCAAGACCGAAAGCGGCGTGCACCGCCTGGTCCGCATCAGCCCATATGACAGCTCTGCGCGGCGACACACATCCTTTAGCTCGGTCTGGGTTTATCCCGTCATTGACGACGATATTGATATCGAGATCGACCCGTCGGACCTCAAGATCGACACCTACCGTGCTTCGGGCGCAGGTGGGCAGCACGTCAACACCACCGACTCCGCCGTGCGCATTACCCACCAGCCGACCGGCATCGTGGTGGCGAGCCAAAACGATCGCAGCCAGCACAAGAACCGCGCCACCGCGATGAATATGCTGAAGGCGCGCCTGTTCGAGAAGGAAATGGCCGAACGGGAAGCGGCGGCCAGTGGCGAGTATCAGGAAAAGACCGAGATCGGCTGGGGCCACCAAATCCGCAGCTATGTGCTGCAGCCCTACCAGATGGTAAAAGACCTGCGCACGGGCGAGACCAGTACTGCGCCCGGTGATGTGCTGGATGGCGCGATCGATCCCTTTATCTCGGCCGCGCTGGCCCAGCAGGTGACAGGTGAGGCAGTCGAGGTGGAGGACGTCGAATAA
- a CDS encoding thiolase family protein: protein MAQFSSADPIVILSYARTPMGGMQGAFADVSATDLGATAVKAAVERSGVPGEKFDRAYMGCVLPAGLGQAPARQAAIKGGLPKSVQATTVNKVCGSGMQTVIMGSEALASGTVDYVVAGGMESMTNAPYLLKKHRSGARIGHDTTYDHMFLDGLEDAYEEGRAMGTFAQDTANEYQLTRDDQDSYSIESLRRANAAIESGAFAGEVVPVTFSTRKGEVTVDTDEQPGRGRPDKIPQLRPAFAKDGTITAATSSSISDGAAAVVLTRASVAKENGQEPVAQIVAMAAHAREPKDFTVAPVGAIEKVLANAGWSVEDVDLWEVNEAFACVSMFAMRDIGIPHDRINVNGGATALGHPIGASGTRIIVTLINALKEQGKTKGVASLCIGGGEATAIAVEIP, encoded by the coding sequence ATGGCCCAGTTCTCCTCTGCCGATCCGATCGTCATCCTTTCCTACGCCCGCACCCCGATGGGTGGCATGCAAGGCGCATTTGCCGATGTCTCTGCGACGGATCTGGGCGCCACGGCGGTGAAAGCTGCGGTCGAGCGCTCTGGCGTACCGGGCGAGAAATTCGACCGTGCCTATATGGGCTGTGTGCTTCCCGCTGGCCTGGGCCAGGCCCCTGCCCGGCAGGCGGCGATCAAGGGTGGCTTGCCCAAATCCGTGCAGGCCACCACCGTCAACAAAGTGTGCGGCAGCGGTATGCAGACCGTGATCATGGGCTCCGAAGCGCTGGCATCGGGCACTGTCGACTACGTGGTCGCGGGCGGGATGGAGAGCATGACCAATGCGCCATATCTGCTGAAGAAGCACCGTTCGGGCGCGCGGATCGGCCACGACACGACCTATGACCACATGTTCCTCGACGGGCTGGAGGACGCCTATGAGGAAGGGCGCGCGATGGGCACGTTCGCACAGGATACTGCCAACGAATACCAGCTAACCCGCGACGACCAGGATAGCTATTCGATCGAATCCCTGCGCCGCGCCAATGCCGCGATCGAGAGCGGTGCGTTTGCCGGCGAAGTTGTTCCTGTCACCTTTTCTACCCGCAAGGGTGAAGTAACAGTCGACACCGACGAGCAGCCTGGCCGAGGTCGTCCGGACAAGATCCCGCAACTGCGCCCTGCCTTCGCCAAGGACGGTACGATTACCGCAGCAACATCAAGCTCCATTTCTGACGGCGCAGCAGCAGTCGTGTTGACCCGCGCAAGCGTGGCCAAGGAAAACGGGCAAGAGCCGGTGGCGCAGATTGTCGCCATGGCGGCCCATGCGCGCGAGCCCAAGGATTTCACCGTCGCACCCGTTGGCGCGATCGAGAAGGTCTTGGCCAATGCTGGTTGGAGCGTTGAAGATGTCGATCTGTGGGAAGTGAACGAGGCTTTCGCCTGCGTTTCCATGTTCGCCATGCGCGACATCGGTATCCCGCATGACCGGATCAATGTGAATGGTGGTGCGACGGCGCTCGGCCATCCGATCGGGGCCAGCGGCACGCGGATTATCGTCACCCTGATCAATGCCCTGAAAGAGCAAGGGAAGACCAAGGGCGTCGCCAGCCTGTGTATTGGTGGCGGCGAAGCCACTGCAATCGCGGTGGAAATTCCCTGA
- a CDS encoding penicillin-binding protein 1A, whose translation MSDGSSIETFRYRIRREASGAINWIKRHWQAHRWVRWGGYLLMAFVILWLVAWALLARQLPNAETLLEYEPPLPTVVRGIDGEIVHSYARERRVQLQYADFPEQLIEAYLAAEDKTFFSHGGIDAGGVLGAVVDYVSKLGSGERAVGGSTITQQVAKNILLTNEYSVTRKIKEMMLARRIEGVLTKEEILELYLNEIPLGRRSFGVQAAARAYFDKDVGDLELHEAAFLAVLPKAPERYGRRGQEQAAIARRNFVLEQMVENGFATQAEATIATQQPLGLVSQRSTRSADAGYFLEEVRRQLIADFGENADDGDNSVYAGGLWVRTSLDVEMQDAARVALRQGMLRYHGSRGWRGPIATIDLSEGNWQGQLASSFLGINYEDWRVGLVTERSGSNATIGFSDGETAPLTGLPNALKAGDVIAASPSGNGYRVRTIPEASGGLVVQDPMTGRVLAMQGGFDSRLGAFNRATQAERQPGSTIKPFVYATGLDNGFTPSTQVENGSYCYYQGSRLGEKCFRGGRGGTFPLRYGLEQSQNIMTVQVAMESGMPNVIDTIDNVGIGRYNPYPAFALGAGETTVLKMVNAYSALANHGRLNDPTVIDYVQDRRGKVIWRADKRACNGCNMAEWDGKPMPRLKPSGKQAMDARTAFQTMHMLEGVVQRGTGTVLRDLGLPLFGKTGTTTGPTDVWFVGGTQDYIVGTYLGFDTPKNMGGYAQGGTIAAPIVKRFVRETKDRWSNRPAIAPSGVRMVRVDRRTGKRVFDAWPGSDPQAAIIWEAFKPDTEPPRSTRADEIAAKRKEVLELIRRGRNAGRSVVQEVEREDAPADFVEDQGGIY comes from the coding sequence ATGTCTGACGGTTCATCCATCGAAACATTCCGCTATCGCATCCGCCGTGAGGCGTCGGGCGCGATCAATTGGATCAAGCGCCACTGGCAGGCGCACCGGTGGGTGCGCTGGGGCGGCTATTTGTTGATGGCCTTTGTCATCCTGTGGCTGGTCGCTTGGGCCCTGCTTGCTCGGCAATTGCCCAATGCAGAGACTTTGCTGGAATATGAGCCACCTCTGCCAACGGTGGTACGCGGGATCGATGGCGAGATCGTCCATTCCTACGCGCGTGAGCGACGGGTCCAGCTGCAATATGCGGATTTTCCCGAGCAATTGATCGAGGCGTATCTGGCGGCAGAGGACAAGACGTTCTTCAGCCATGGCGGGATCGATGCCGGCGGTGTGCTGGGCGCAGTGGTGGATTATGTCAGCAAGCTCGGCTCTGGCGAACGTGCGGTGGGTGGTTCGACCATTACCCAGCAGGTGGCCAAGAACATCCTGCTGACCAACGAATATTCGGTCACCCGCAAGATCAAGGAAATGATGCTTGCGCGCCGGATTGAAGGCGTGCTGACCAAGGAAGAAATCCTCGAGCTCTATCTCAACGAAATTCCGCTTGGTCGCCGGTCCTTCGGGGTGCAGGCGGCGGCGCGTGCCTATTTCGACAAGGATGTCGGCGATCTGGAATTGCACGAAGCTGCCTTTCTTGCCGTTCTGCCCAAAGCGCCTGAACGCTATGGCCGGCGTGGCCAAGAACAGGCCGCGATCGCGCGCCGCAACTTCGTGCTCGAGCAAATGGTCGAGAACGGATTCGCGACCCAGGCAGAGGCCACCATCGCAACGCAGCAACCGCTGGGGCTGGTCAGCCAGCGTAGCACGCGTTCGGCGGATGCCGGATACTTCCTGGAGGAAGTTCGGCGCCAGCTGATCGCCGATTTCGGTGAGAATGCCGACGATGGCGACAACAGCGTCTATGCCGGTGGCCTGTGGGTCCGCACATCGCTTGATGTCGAAATGCAGGATGCAGCCCGCGTGGCGCTACGGCAGGGCATGCTACGCTATCACGGCAGCCGTGGCTGGCGCGGCCCGATTGCAACGATCGATCTGAGCGAAGGCAATTGGCAGGGCCAACTGGCGAGCTCTTTTCTGGGCATCAATTACGAGGACTGGCGCGTTGGGCTGGTTACAGAGCGGTCGGGCAGCAATGCGACCATCGGATTCAGCGATGGCGAGACCGCGCCGCTGACGGGTCTTCCCAACGCGCTCAAGGCTGGCGATGTGATTGCCGCATCCCCCTCTGGCAATGGCTACCGGGTGCGAACAATTCCGGAAGCTTCCGGTGGATTGGTGGTGCAGGATCCGATGACGGGCCGGGTACTGGCCATGCAAGGTGGTTTTGACAGCCGCCTTGGCGCGTTCAACCGTGCGACGCAGGCGGAACGCCAACCGGGATCTACGATCAAGCCGTTTGTCTATGCCACCGGTCTGGACAATGGATTCACCCCCTCCACCCAGGTCGAAAATGGCAGCTACTGCTATTATCAGGGCTCGCGATTGGGTGAGAAATGCTTTCGTGGCGGGCGGGGCGGAACGTTCCCGCTGCGCTATGGCCTGGAGCAATCGCAGAATATCATGACCGTACAGGTCGCGATGGAATCGGGCATGCCCAATGTTATCGACACGATCGATAATGTCGGGATCGGCCGCTACAATCCCTATCCGGCTTTCGCACTGGGCGCCGGCGAGACAACCGTGCTCAAAATGGTCAATGCCTATTCGGCGTTGGCCAATCACGGGCGTCTGAATGATCCGACCGTTATCGATTATGTTCAGGACAGGCGCGGCAAGGTGATCTGGAGAGCCGATAAACGCGCCTGCAATGGCTGCAACATGGCGGAATGGGATGGCAAGCCGATGCCGCGCCTCAAGCCCTCGGGCAAACAGGCGATGGATGCACGCACAGCCTTCCAGACGATGCATATGCTGGAAGGCGTGGTGCAGCGTGGCACTGGCACCGTGCTGCGCGATCTGGGCCTGCCCTTGTTCGGGAAGACCGGCACCACCACCGGTCCGACCGATGTCTGGTTCGTCGGCGGCACGCAGGATTACATTGTCGGCACCTATCTCGGCTTCGACACGCCCAAGAATATGGGCGGTTATGCCCAGGGCGGGACGATTGCTGCCCCGATTGTGAAGCGCTTCGTGCGCGAAACCAAGGATCGCTGGAGCAATCGCCCGGCCATCGCCCCGTCAGGTGTGCGCATGGTTCGGGTTGATCGCCGCACCGGCAAGCGGGTGTTCGACGCATGGCCGGGTTCCGACCCACAAGCCGCCATTATCTGGGAAGCGTTCAAGCCCGATACCGAGCCTCCGCGTTCCACCCGGGCGGACGAGATCGCCGCCAAGCGCAAGGAAGTGCTGGAGCTGATCCGGCGGGGCAGGAATGCCGGGCGGAGCGTGGTTCAGGAAGTCGAACGCGAAGATGCGCCAGCGGACTTCGTGGAGGACCAGGGCGGCATTTACTGA
- a CDS encoding class I SAM-dependent methyltransferase has protein sequence MRALAILLPCLVGLAACEQAAIPEDRMASAAEFPLPDRPVSALGSNEFSTETARDSVGEARKVMDFAAIEPGMTVADIGAGEGYYTVRLAQRVGEIGRVLAQDIDDDALQRLGNRVEKERLDNVSIKLGAADDPRLPDDSFDRVFMVHMYHEVQEPYAFLWRLWPSLKEGGRAIVVDVDRPTDQHGIDPFLLKCEFEQVGFELEMFRDAPELAGYYAQFRRAATRPQPDAISPCRGDVVKAAGGGAGNK, from the coding sequence ATGCGCGCGCTCGCGATCCTTCTTCCATGCCTGGTGGGCCTGGCGGCTTGCGAACAAGCTGCCATCCCGGAAGATCGCATGGCAAGCGCGGCAGAATTCCCGCTGCCTGACAGGCCGGTATCGGCACTTGGATCGAACGAATTCAGCACCGAAACTGCGCGCGACAGCGTCGGCGAAGCGCGCAAGGTTATGGACTTTGCTGCTATCGAACCGGGCATGACTGTCGCCGATATCGGTGCGGGCGAGGGCTATTACACCGTACGCCTGGCCCAGCGGGTTGGCGAGATTGGGCGGGTCCTGGCCCAGGACATTGATGATGACGCACTGCAGCGGCTGGGCAACCGGGTCGAGAAAGAGCGGCTCGACAACGTATCGATCAAGCTCGGTGCAGCGGACGATCCGCGCTTGCCCGATGACAGTTTCGACCGTGTTTTCATGGTCCATATGTACCACGAGGTGCAGGAGCCTTACGCGTTCCTGTGGCGCCTCTGGCCATCGTTGAAAGAAGGTGGCCGGGCCATCGTCGTGGATGTCGACCGGCCAACAGACCAGCATGGTATCGACCCGTTCCTGCTCAAATGCGAATTCGAACAGGTTGGTTTCGAGCTCGAGATGTTTCGTGATGCACCCGAATTGGCGGGGTACTATGCACAGTTCCGCAGAGCGGCTACGAGGCCTCAACCGGATGCAATTTCGCCCTGCCGGGGCGATGTCGTGAAAGCCGCAGGGGGCGGCGCGGGCAACAAATAG
- a CDS encoding NAD(P)H-dependent flavin oxidoreductase, translated as MSFKGLQPIQYGGREVWPLVEGGKGVSATNHASSGAWAAAGGIGTVSAVNADSTDENGEIIPQVYDAATRKDRHAQLIQYGIDGATEQVKKAYEISNGKGAININVLWEMGGAQAVLEGVLENTPGMIAGVTCGAGMPYKLAEIAARYNVNYLPIISSARAFRALWKRSYSKVPDLMAAVVYEDPWLAGGHNGLSNAENPREPQDPYPRVKALRETMRKEGVSEDTAIVMAGGVWALGEWDEWIDNPDLGKIAFQFGTRPLLTQESPIPQEWKDRLRTLDEGDVLLHKFSPTGFYSSAVKTPFLYDLIHRSERQIGFAKAQDEDHSKQLDFGVKGKSFWVKPDDYQKAKAWFGEGQTQALKTPDDTVVFVTPDKRAEIQKDQKDCMGCLSHCQFSSWKDHDDYTTGRLADPRSFCIQKTLQDIAHGGHTDDNLMFAGHAAYRFKSDPFYSNNFTPTVKELVDRILTGE; from the coding sequence ATGAGTTTCAAGGGGTTGCAGCCGATCCAATATGGCGGCCGCGAAGTCTGGCCGTTGGTCGAAGGTGGCAAGGGCGTTTCGGCGACCAACCACGCCAGCTCCGGCGCATGGGCTGCTGCCGGCGGCATCGGCACCGTCAGCGCGGTCAATGCCGACAGCACCGACGAGAATGGCGAGATCATTCCCCAGGTCTATGACGCCGCGACCCGCAAGGATCGCCATGCCCAGCTGATCCAGTACGGTATCGATGGCGCGACCGAGCAGGTGAAGAAGGCTTACGAGATTTCCAACGGCAAGGGCGCGATCAATATCAACGTCCTGTGGGAAATGGGCGGAGCACAGGCCGTGCTCGAAGGTGTGTTGGAGAATACGCCGGGCATGATCGCCGGCGTTACATGCGGGGCAGGCATGCCCTACAAGCTGGCCGAAATTGCCGCGCGGTATAACGTCAACTACCTGCCGATCATCAGCTCTGCCCGTGCTTTCCGCGCCTTGTGGAAGCGCAGTTACTCCAAGGTTCCGGACCTGATGGCGGCTGTGGTGTACGAAGACCCATGGCTGGCAGGCGGCCATAATGGTCTTTCCAATGCAGAAAACCCGCGCGAGCCGCAGGATCCGTACCCCCGGGTCAAGGCACTGCGTGAAACCATGCGCAAGGAAGGCGTTTCGGAAGATACGGCGATCGTAATGGCGGGCGGTGTCTGGGCGCTGGGCGAATGGGATGAATGGATCGACAATCCGGACCTGGGCAAGATCGCGTTCCAGTTCGGCACGCGGCCCCTGCTGACGCAGGAAAGCCCGATCCCGCAGGAATGGAAAGATCGTTTGCGGACGCTGGATGAAGGTGACGTGCTGCTGCACAAATTCAGCCCCACCGGGTTCTATTCCAGCGCGGTGAAAACGCCGTTCCTCTACGATCTGATCCATCGCAGCGAACGCCAGATCGGCTTCGCGAAGGCGCAGGACGAAGATCATTCCAAGCAGCTCGATTTCGGGGTGAAGGGCAAGAGCTTCTGGGTAAAACCGGACGACTACCAGAAGGCCAAGGCATGGTTTGGCGAAGGCCAGACTCAGGCTCTCAAGACGCCGGATGATACCGTCGTGTTCGTGACGCCCGACAAGCGCGCTGAAATCCAGAAGGACCAGAAGGATTGCATGGGCTGTCTCAGCCACTGCCAGTTCTCAAGCTGGAAGGATCACGACGACTACACCACAGGGCGTCTCGCCGACCCACGCAGTTTCTGCATCCAGAAGACCCTGCAAGATATCGCTCATGGCGGGCATACGGACGATAATCTGATGTTTGCCGGCCACGCCGCTTACCGCTTCAAAAGCGATCCGTTCTATTCCAACAATTTCACGCCAACCGTGAAGGAGCTGGTCGATCGCATCCTGACGGGTGAGTGA
- a CDS encoding 2-hydroxyacid dehydrogenase, whose amino-acid sequence MSAPSNTTTRRVEGTPKVIVTRHLMPSIEARMSELYETTLNTQDTPFSRDQLATAMADCNVLVPTVTDRIDADLIEGADDRLKLIANFGAGTDHIDLAAAARRKIMVTNTPGVFTDDTADLAMTMIIGVPRRIRDGVALIRRGEWTGWAPSALLGRQLGGKTLGIIGMGRIGQAVAYRAKAFGLNIAYHNRKPLPQAVETMFGATYVGDLDTLIAEADILTLHCPSTEESQHMIDARRIGLMKPGASLINTARGDLVDYEALIAALEGGALIGAGLDVYPEEPKVDPRLLAHPNVMTLPHIGSATVEGREASGEKVIANIRFWADGHRPPDQVLDALV is encoded by the coding sequence ATGAGCGCACCTAGCAACACCACCACCCGCCGCGTCGAAGGCACGCCAAAAGTCATCGTGACCCGTCACCTGATGCCTTCCATAGAAGCACGCATGAGCGAGCTTTACGAGACTACACTCAACACGCAGGACACGCCCTTTTCGCGCGACCAGCTCGCCACGGCGATGGCCGATTGCAATGTTCTCGTCCCGACCGTGACCGACAGGATCGACGCCGATTTGATCGAAGGGGCTGATGACCGGCTCAAACTGATCGCCAATTTCGGAGCGGGAACCGACCATATCGACCTGGCCGCAGCCGCGCGGCGCAAGATCATGGTCACCAACACGCCCGGTGTATTCACCGACGATACGGCCGATCTTGCGATGACAATGATCATTGGCGTGCCCCGCCGCATTCGTGACGGGGTGGCCCTGATCCGGCGCGGAGAGTGGACAGGCTGGGCCCCTTCTGCCCTATTGGGCCGCCAATTGGGGGGAAAGACCCTCGGCATTATCGGCATGGGCCGGATCGGCCAGGCAGTGGCCTATCGCGCCAAGGCATTCGGCCTGAATATCGCCTATCACAATCGCAAGCCGCTGCCGCAAGCGGTCGAGACGATGTTTGGCGCAACCTATGTCGGAGATCTCGACACGCTGATTGCAGAGGCAGACATCCTGACGCTGCATTGCCCCTCGACCGAGGAATCGCAGCATATGATCGATGCCAGGCGGATCGGATTGATGAAACCGGGTGCCTCGCTGATCAACACGGCGCGCGGTGACCTGGTCGATTACGAAGCCCTGATTGCGGCGCTGGAAGGCGGCGCGCTGATCGGTGCAGGTCTCGACGTTTACCCGGAAGAACCAAAAGTCGATCCGCGACTGCTGGCCCACCCCAATGTGATGACCCTGCCCCATATCGGCAGCGCAACTGTGGAGGGGCGCGAGGCTTCGGGCGAAAAAGTGATCGCCAATATCCGTTTCTGGGCCGACGGGCATCGCCCGCCCGACCAGGTTTTGGACGCGCTGGTCTGA